Proteins encoded together in one Acidobacteriota bacterium window:
- a CDS encoding serine hydrolase, protein MRTLRRWGFAPLAVLLLVSSIHARQSAPVAAPAPAPPAAPADLDAWVTRAMKTFEVPGIGLAIVKDGTVVAAKGYGVRKLGDPAPADGRTLFGIASNTKVFTATAIGLLVEEGKVAWDAPVVRYLPGFQMWDPFVTRELTVRDLLVHRSGLGLGAGDLLWWPSSTYNRKEIAARLRFIKPATSFRSAYAYDNVLYLVAGELIETISGQSWEDFVSTRILAKVGMTGSNVRHSAAAASGNIGTPHASVDGKVRPIAPFDSDNTNPAGGINSSAEDMAKWMRVLLANGRLPDGSRLFSEATARQLTTIVTPLSPSNPPAELAPQRNNFSGYALGLNIRDYRGKKMVTHTGGLPGYVSRVMLLPEIGLGVTVLTNQESGEAFDSIAYHVVDHYLGVTQQTDWIEAYRAVAARQDASGADAEKKAAAARDATSKPSLPLAGYAGTYADGWYGDVTIAVEQGKLVMRFSHTPSLVGDIEHWQHDTFVVRWRDRELRADAFVTFALNPDGSIDQAKMQAVSPATDFSFDFQDLLLKPVKK, encoded by the coding sequence ATGCGCACCCTACGCCGCTGGGGCTTCGCCCCGCTTGCCGTCCTTCTACTCGTCAGCAGCATTCACGCCCGGCAGTCAGCGCCTGTCGCGGCACCAGCACCCGCACCGCCCGCCGCGCCAGCCGATCTCGACGCCTGGGTCACTCGCGCAATGAAGACGTTCGAAGTGCCCGGTATCGGCCTGGCCATCGTCAAAGACGGCACGGTGGTGGCGGCCAAAGGCTACGGTGTCCGCAAGCTCGGCGATCCGGCGCCTGCCGACGGCCGGACGCTTTTCGGCATCGCGTCGAACACGAAGGTGTTCACGGCAACGGCGATCGGGCTTCTGGTTGAGGAAGGCAAGGTTGCGTGGGACGCGCCGGTTGTCCGCTATCTGCCCGGCTTCCAGATGTGGGATCCGTTTGTCACGCGCGAATTGACCGTGCGCGATCTGCTCGTTCATCGAAGCGGGCTGGGCCTCGGAGCCGGCGACCTGTTGTGGTGGCCGTCATCGACGTACAACCGCAAGGAGATTGCCGCACGGCTCCGCTTCATCAAGCCTGCCACCAGCTTCCGCAGCGCCTATGCCTACGACAATGTGCTCTACCTCGTGGCGGGCGAGTTGATCGAGACCATCAGCGGCCAGAGCTGGGAGGATTTTGTCAGCACGCGGATTCTCGCGAAGGTCGGCATGACCGGCAGTAACGTGCGGCACTCCGCTGCGGCGGCCTCGGGCAATATCGGGACGCCGCATGCCAGCGTGGATGGCAAGGTCAGGCCGATCGCGCCCTTCGACAGCGACAACACGAATCCGGCAGGTGGCATCAACTCGAGCGCCGAAGACATGGCGAAGTGGATGCGCGTGCTGCTGGCCAACGGGCGTCTCCCTGACGGCTCGCGGCTGTTCTCGGAGGCGACGGCCCGTCAGTTGACGACCATCGTCACGCCGCTCTCGCCATCGAATCCGCCGGCCGAGCTGGCGCCTCAGCGCAACAACTTCTCGGGCTACGCGCTGGGGTTGAACATCCGCGACTACCGCGGAAAGAAGATGGTGACGCACACGGGAGGACTGCCCGGCTACGTGTCGAGGGTGATGTTGCTGCCTGAGATCGGCCTTGGCGTGACCGTGCTCACGAACCAGGAATCCGGTGAGGCCTTCGATTCAATCGCGTACCACGTCGTCGATCACTATCTCGGCGTGACACAGCAGACCGACTGGATTGAGGCGTACCGCGCCGTGGCGGCGCGGCAGGACGCCAGCGGGGCCGACGCTGAGAAGAAGGCCGCCGCCGCGCGCGATGCCACATCGAAGCCGTCGCTGCCGCTGGCCGGGTATGCGGGCACCTATGCTGATGGATGGTACGGCGACGTCACCATCGCGGTCGAGCAGGGCAAGCTCGTGATGCGCTTCTCGCACACGCCGTCGCTGGTAGGTGACATCGAGCACTGGCAGCACGACACGTTTGTTGTGCGATGGAGGGACCGCGAGTTGCGAGCCGACGCGTTCGTGACGTTTGCGCTCAACCCGGACGGATCGATTGACCAGGCGAAAATGCAGGCCGTGTCGCCCGCCACCGACTTCAGCTTCGACTTTCAGGATCTGCTGCTGAAGCCGGTCAAAAAGTAG